A genomic stretch from Aedes albopictus strain Foshan chromosome 2, AalbF5, whole genome shotgun sequence includes:
- the LOC109424143 gene encoding DNA repair and recombination protein RAD54-like, whose product MRKSTAPSQSVALTPVNSAFKSPISLSNKRTRECRDRAKDKIKDTGPPPPKLSASEFELMIQKILSRPFKVPIANYVPEHTTRCLGMKRPAARRALHDPFACNALVLFTPEELTEHDKLKTDPGKIQVHVVVDPLLGNILRPHQREGVRFMYECVTGKRGDFQGCIMADEMGLGKTLQCITLLWTLLRQSPDCKPTINKAVIVCPSSLVKNWYKEFGKWLGCRVNCLSIDGGSKEHTTKELEQFMANQSMRHGTPVLIISYETFRLYSHILNNSEVGAVLCDEGHRLKNCENLTYQALMGLKTKRRVLLSGTPIQNDLTEYYSLLHFVNPGMLGSTSEFRRQFENPILRGQDANATESERQKATERLQELTAQVNRCMIRRTSALLTKYLPVKFEMVVCIKMTEIQTELYKSFLQSDSIRRNMLEKAQVKASLTALSNITSLKKLCNHPDLVYDKIQERADGFENAHKILPGNYSSKDLRPEFGGKLMALDCMLATIKMNTDDKIVLVSNYTQTLDMFEKLCRKRGYGYVRLDGSMTIKKRGKVVDEFNKPDSKEFIFMLSSKAGGCGLNLIGANRLVMFDPDWNPANDEQAMARVWRDGQKKPCFIYRLLATGTIEEKIFQRQTHKKALSNTVVDNDEDGERHFTQDDLKDLFRLDESTISDTHSIFKCKRCVNNVQMKLPPEESDCTSDLSHWYHCSNNKGIPDDILSKAWDMTKCVSFVFHHRSNSAVVEQQIAEQKRAEALKGKDGEREQAEEVVSDEDDDEEKENEDSGLDEDDDKDEDFVPRR is encoded by the exons ATG CGTAAAAGTACCGCACCCAGTCAAAGCGTCGCCCTCACCCCGGTAAATTCCGCCTTCAAAAGTCCGATTTCCCTGTCGAACAAACGGACCCGAGAATGTCGCGACCGCGCCAAAGACAAAATCAAGGACACGGGACCACCCCCGCCGAAGCTGTCCGCGTCCGAGTTCGAACTgatgatccagaaaatcctctcgcGCCCCTTCAAGGTGCCGATTGCGAACTACGTTCCGGAGCACACGACCCGCTGTCTGGGAATGAAGCGGCCGGCGGCCCGACGAGCACTACACGATCCGTTTGCGTGCAATGCGCTGGTGCTGTTCACGCCGGAGGAACTGACGGAGCACGACAAGCTCAAGACTGATCCGGGCAAGATTCAGGTCCACGTCGTGGTCGATCCGCTGCTGGGGAATATTCTGCGGCCCCATCAACGCGAAGGCGTCCGGTTCATGTACGAGTGCGTGACGGGTAAACGAGGGGATTTCCAGGGCTGCATCATGGCCGATGAAATGGG ACTTGGAAAGACCTTGCAGTGCATTACGCTTCTGTGGACTTTGCTCCGGCAAAGCCCAGACTGCAAGCCTACCATCAACAAGGCGGTCATCGTTTGCCCGAGCTCATTGGTCAAAAACTGGTACAAGGAGTTCGGGAAGTGGCTGGGATGTCGAGTGAACTGTCTGTCCATTGACGGGGGTTCCAAGGAGCACACCACGAAGGAGCTGGAGCAGTTCATGGCCAACCAAAGTATGCGCCACGGGACACCGGTTCTGATCATCAGCTACGAAACGTTCCGGTTATACTCGCACATTTTGAACAACTCGGAAGTCGGAGCTGTACTGTGTGATGAGGGTCATCGGTTAAAGAACTGCGAGAATCTCACCTATCAGGCGTTGATGGGACTGAAGACGAAACGGAGGGTACTGTTGTCGGGGACACCAATTCAGAACGACCTTACGGAGTATTACAGCTTGTTGCATTTTGTCAACCCGGGAATGCTCGGTAGTACCAGT gaattccgtcgTCAATTTGAGAATCCGATCCTTCGGGGTCAGGATGCAAATGCCACCGAGTCCGAGCGTCAAAAAGCAACCGAGCGCCTTCAGGAATTGACCGCCCAGGTTAACCGTTGTATGATCCGACGGACGAGCGCTCTGCTCACCAAGTATCTGCCAGTCAAATTCGAGATGGTCGTTTGCATTAAAATGACCGAAATCCAAACCGAACTGTACAAGAGCTTCCTGCAGTCGGATTCGATCCGGCGGAATATGCTGGAGAAGGCTCAAGTAAAGGCCAGTTTGACGGCGCTGTCGAATATTACGTCGCTGAAGAAACTGTGCAACCATCCGGATTTGGTATACGATAAAATCCAGGAGCGAGCGGATGGATTCGAGAATGCCCACAAGATTCTTCCTGGGAATTACAGTTCGAAGGATTTGCGACCGGAATTCGGTGGTAAGCTGATGGCACTGGATTGTATGCTGGCCACTATCAAAATGAACACCGACGACAAGATTGTTCTGGTTTCGAACTACACCCAGACGTTGGATATGTTTGAGAAACTTTGTCGGAAGCGTGGCTATGGCTACGTTCGGTTGGACGGATCGATGACCATCAAAAAACGGGGAAAAGTCGTGGATGAATTCAACAAACCGGATTCAAAGGAATTCATCTTCATGCTCAGTTCCAAGGCCGGTGGCTGTGGGCTGAATCTGATTGGGGCCAACAGGCTCGTGATGTTCGATCCCGACTGGAACCCGGCGAATGACGAACAGGCGATGGCCCGAGTGTGGCGAGATGGACAGAAGAAACCTTGCTTCATCTATCGACTTTTGGCG ACAGGAACCATCGAAGAGAAGATTTTCCAACGTCAAACTCACAAAAAGGCTCTCTCCAACACCGTTGTGGACAACgatgaggatggagagcggcatttCACGCAGGATGATCTGAAGGACTTATTCCGCTTGGACGAATCCACTATTTCGGACACCCATTCCAT CTTCAAATGCAAACGATGCGTCAACAACGTCCAGATGAAGCTTCCGCCGGAGGAAAGCGATTGCACGTCGGACCTCTCGCACTGGTATCACTGCTCGAACAACAAGGGCATCCCGGATGATATCCTGTCCAAGGCGTGGGATATGACCAAGTGCGTTTCGTTCGTGTTCCACCATCGATCGAACAGTGCCGTGGTGGAACAGCAAATTGCAGAACAGAAACGGGCGGAAGCGTTGAAGGGTAAAGATGGCGAAAGGGAACAGGCCGAAGAAGTCGTTAGCGACGAGGATGATGACGAGGAGAAGGAGAATGAAGATTCCGGCCTCGATGAAGACGATGATAAGGACGAGGACTTTGTACCGCGAAGGTGA